In Panacibacter microcysteis, the genomic stretch ACTACCATAACGGGTGATACTCGCTACGCAGTCGTTAAATGCGGACAAAGCCAGAGCTGATGCATGCGTATTGTGTTCGTTTTCGGCTAAGTATCTGATTCAAGGCTTGCGTAATTGAACCATATTGTATAATGTGGGTTATAAAAATCTGAACGACGACTGTATCTTTATTCATGCATTCATTTTCTGCAAGCATACAGATCATCGACATCAACCCTTATGTGCTTGTTCCTGCTGCCGTGCAAAAGCAATTGTTTAAAGATGCCGGAAGGAACAAAGGGCCAATTCCGGTTATAATGACCATGAACGGCTTCGAATTCAAACAACACCTTGTAAAATTCAGAAACCGTTGGAGGCTGTACCTGAATACGCCCATGCGCAAAGCAGCAGGTATAGATGTGGGGAATACAGGTGTCTTTACAATTTGTTTTGATGCGGAAGAAAGAATAATACCTGTTCATCCAAAACTGGCAGCCGCACTGAAAGAGAACAAAAAAGCAGCGAAAATATTCCATGCCTTGCGGCCATCTTTACAAAAAGAAATTTTACGTTATATCAACCAACTTAAGACTGAAGAATCAGTAGACATCAATGTTGTAAAAGCCATCAATTTCCTGTTGGGTAAACAGCGGTTTATAGGAAGAGATAAACCCTGAATGTATAAAGCAAACACGACCGCAGACACCAACCAATCTTTTTACGGGTTTTAACTGTGCACTTATCTATTTTTGCTGCCTTGAATTATTTTTGAATTCGCTTTTACATTATGCATTATATATCTGCCGAGGGTTTAACGAAGAGTTACGGAATAACACCATTGTTTAATAATATTTCCTTTCACATTAATGAGGGTGATAAAATTGCCCTGGTAGCACGCAATGGCGTAGGTAAAAGTACACTGCTTAGAATACTTACCGGTAAAGAAACACAGGACGAGGGAAAGCTTTGGATCAACAAAGATGTAACTGTTGCACTCTTTGAACA encodes the following:
- a CDS encoding YdeI/OmpD-associated family protein, producing MHSFSASIQIIDINPYVLVPAAVQKQLFKDAGRNKGPIPVIMTMNGFEFKQHLVKFRNRWRLYLNTPMRKAAGIDVGNTGVFTICFDAEERIIPVHPKLAAALKENKKAAKIFHALRPSLQKEILRYINQLKTEESVDINVVKAINFLLGKQRFIGRDKP